From one Diachasmimorpha longicaudata isolate KC_UGA_2023 chromosome 8, iyDiaLong2, whole genome shotgun sequence genomic stretch:
- the LOC135164967 gene encoding tubby-related protein 4 isoform X1, with the protein MHLHFEKNTNAKCDCNILSLSWMGKVPDEVPEDEGWTLSRTNYYQEGWLATGNARGLVGVTFTTSHCRTRNTELPLRSNYNLRGHQSEVILVKWNEPYQKLASCDSSGVIFVWIKYEGRWSIELINDRSIPVTHFSWSHDGRMALIGYRDGFVLVGSVTGHRYWSSMLNDQATITSGIWTPDDQQVYFGTTAGQLIVMDADGAMVSEVQLSGGITSMAWSAEKFRMEEGDDDLFGNVVQDDERKYVLAVCLADGNIVMLRSYDDVSPITIKTGLKSPLHAEWSNSRKLLAIAGTSEDGVSKNGQEYSNILKFYSDSGSLIFTTVIPYTQCQVSALTWGHNDRRLFIATGTRVHTAWVSRRVGSLQLLSRLAVRAALTHDSSVEQLPLPPRLRALVGALFANTIRSCVPEAQELRKFVSRPPSTGGRLHCTMLRHAGEPAPCYTLYLEYLGGLVPLLKGRRTSKIRPEFVIFDPQSQDNGSMIDYTYQLPSFSDGSDTEKDTGDAYGSPRSKRKHRRKREDRTTDETDDLTYIDTLPEHARLVEVTSNIWGTKFKIHGLTDSVPANLGQVTYRTSLLHLQPRQMTLVMTELRDDLPPGPDPSFNPNLFSEDEEESFQDGHSISRKSETAPPPIAPMTPRNGRLNINRPKSQISSQFIAPDPLMSPVVAQADSYDDFSYIDVQEVMDMGENVRAPSSSHKTSKHHPPRCCEVPTLQSPKNSVAPTQTLIATSNSNPDYSNNIQRVKTTLTDQQMIKKELENNKINQAEDKITLAGCPTDIIPTSVQNGQNSALRQSSVITSHSSPSQQHHWNSSTVSGLVLPNCNPHYANVKSNQKSGTLTSHLNASPSSSQLCSTPNSFSKNILGPTSSSNSPTCSRQQVTVNYCSTYSECTTNKRKDNKTTGCCGKSNCSSTIQSTVASEKTEDLKFIDEESRESGFIQATGVGRSPMVVSIGPMCPPLDPIIRSCSVGYLDLVDTPMIPCDVALKMLRKDAPNKRLVLVSRKIRKRRKNDGYEIGQQKLKLKTCGKSKSLDSSDMFPSTELNSLPPQLPHHAEETSGQMTEGSENPPHEACNQVCQDGEADKRKEDRCTLVEAKSSGSLSSSLDGLAARLRDFDDTHSLPPLSPHLTARLPRSSPSSPAPVKKGKRPASASPIRRRLLSSPLLNRRSRKSRGESSDDEGQCQEQSPKSYRNLETFQKAQLRQKLKLKATGTSGHKAEELVMHNKAPMWNELSQVYQLDFGGRVTQESAKNFQIEYRGKQVMQFGRIDGNAYTLDFQYPFSALQAFSVALANVTQRLKSMRNLEYE; encoded by the exons ATGCATTTGCATTTTGAGAAAAACACTAATGCCAAATGTGACTGCAATATTCTGTCACTCAGTTGGATGGGGAAGGTACCTGATGAAGTGCCCGAG GACGAGGGGTGGACATTGAGTCGTACTAATTATTATCAAGAGGGGTGGCTTGCTACTGGCAATGCAAGGGGCCTTGTTGGGGTGACTTTCACAACTTCCCATTGTCGGACAAGAAACACTGAGTTACCATTACGGTCTAACTATAATCTACGGGGACATCAAAGTGAG GTCATTCTAGTAAAATGGAACGAACCCTATCAGAAGTTGGCCTCTTGTGATAGTTCTGGTGTGATATTTGTTTGGATAAAGTACGAAGGGAGGTGGAGCATCGAATTAATCAATGATCGTAGTATTCCGGTCACACATTTTTCATGGTCTCATGATGGACGCATGGCACTCATCGGCTACCGG GATGGGTTCGTTCTGGTTGGGAGCGTAACCGGTCACAGGTATTGGTCATCGATGTTGAATGATCAGGCAACGATCACTAGTGGCATATGGACCCCTGATGATCAACAG GTATACTTTGGTACTACTGCAGGACAACTGATAGTCATGGATGCTGACGGGGCGATGGTGTCTGAGGTCCAACTTTCGGGAGGAATCACATCAATGGCATGGAGTGCTGAGAAATTCAGAATGGAAGAGGGCGATGACgatctctttggaaatgtaGTCCAAGACG ACGAACGGAAGTACGTTTTAGCCGTGTGCTTGGCCGACGGAAATATCGTCATGTTACGGTCGTACGATGATGTCTCCCCCATCACCATCAAGACCGGATTAAAATCACCCCTTCATGCTGAGTGGAGTAATTCCAGGAAATTGTTGGCGATTGCTGGCACGAGTGAGGACGGCGTATCTAAGAATGGACAGGAATACTCCAACATTCTTAAATTTTATTCGGATTCGGGCTCACTTATTTTCACAACTGTAATTCCTTACACTCAG TGTCAAGTGTCAGCATTGACATGGGGTCATAATGACAGGCGGCTCTTCATTGCGACCGGAACGCGTGTTCATACTGCCTGGGTGTCAAG ACGAGTTGGATCACTCCAACTGCTCTCTAGATTAGCCGTCAGGGCAGCTCTGACGCATGACTCAAGCGTCGAACAACTTCCCCTGCCTCCCAGACTGCGGGCGTTGGTTGGTGCTCTTTTCGCAAATACAATCCG ATCGTGTGTACCTGAGGCACAAGAACTGAGGAAGTTTGTTTCCCGTCCGCCAAGCACAGGTGGTAGACTCCACTGTACAATGCTTCGGCACGCTGGTGAGCCGGCTCCATGTTACACACTTTACCTGGAGTATCTTGGTGGTCTTGTGCCACTCCTAAAAGGTCGTCGCACAAGCAAAATTCGGCCGGAATTCGTGATCTTCGATCCCCAGAGTCAGGACAACGGGAGCATGATCGATTACACGTATCAATTGCCCTCTTTCAGCGATGGCTCTGACACCGAAAAAGACACAGGGGATGCGTATGGCTCACCAAGAAGTAAACGAAAGCAtcgcagaaagagagaggacaGAACAACTGATGAGACTGATGATTTGACGTACATAGACACATTACCTGAACACGCAAGACTAGTTGAAGTTACATCGAATATATGGGGAactaaatttaaaattcacgGTCTAACTGATTCAGTTCCTGCCAATTTAGGTCAAGTGACGTACAGAACATCGTTATTGCATTTACAGCCACGACAAATGACTCTAGTGATGACTGAATTACGAGACGATTTACCACCCGGTCCAGATCCAAGTTTCAATCCTAATCTGTTCTCTGAGGATGAGGAGGAGTCATTCCAGGATGGTCACAGTATATCAAGAAAGTCTGAAACAGCACCGCCACCGATAGCCCCAATGACACCCCGAAACGGTCGGTTAAACATAAATCGGCCAAAATCACAAATTTCTAGTCAATTTATTGCGCCAGATCCACTCATGTCACCGGTGGTAGCGCAAGCCGATAGTTACGATGATTTCTCATACATCGATGTTCAAGAAGTGAtggatatgggtgaaaatgtACGCGCACCGTCCAGCAGTCATAAAACGTCTAAACATCATCCACCGAGATGTTGTGAGGTACCCACTCTGCAGTCGCCTAAAAATTCCGTTGCTCCGACCCAAACACTCATAGCAACTTCCAATTCCAATCCCGACTATTCTAATAATATTCAAAGAGTTAAGACGACACTCACCGATCAGCAGATGATCAAAAAAGaattagaaaataataaaattaatcaagcTGAGGACAAGATAACTTTAGCTGGCTGTCCCACCGATATTATTCCCACATCTGTTCAGAATGGACAGAATAGTGCTTTGCGTCAGAGTTCCGTGATCACGAGTCATAGTTCTCCTTCTCAACAACATCACTGGAATTCATCAACCGTTTCGGGTTTGGTCCTGCCTAATTGTAATCCCCACTACGCCAATGTAAAAAGCAATCAGAAGTCAGGAACTCTGACATCTCATCTGAATGCATCGCCATCCAGTTCTCAGTTATGTTCAACGCCAAATAGTTTCTCAAAAAATATACTGGGTCCGACCAGTAGCTCAAATTCACCGACATGTTCCCGACAACAGGTCACCGTGAATTACTGCTCTACGTACAGTGAGTGCACCACAAACAAGCGAAAGGATAATAAAACGACTGGCTGCTGTGGTAAATCAAACTGCAGTTCGACGATTCAGTCCACTGTAGCATCAGAGAAAACTGAAGACCTCAAGTTCATTGACGAAGAGTCAAGGGAAAGTGGCTTTATCCAAGCTACTGGAGTCGGTCGCTCTCCAATGGTCGTTAGCATCGGCCCAATGTGCCCTCCGTTAGATCCAATTATTAGAAGCTGCAGCGTTGGTTACTTAGATCTGGTGGACACACCAATGATACCTTGCGACGTGGCATTGAAGATGCTGCGGAAAGATGCACCCAATAAGCGGCTCGTCTTGGTGTCTCGGAAGATCAGAAAGAGACGGAAAAATGATGGATATGAAATTGGTCAGCAGAAATTGAAACTGAAAACGTGTGGGAAATCGAAAAGTTTGGATTCTAGTGATATGTTTCCAAGCACCGAGCTCAATTCTCTTCCGCCCCAGCTTCCGCATCATGCGGAAGAAACCTCAGGTCAGATGACCGAAGGATCTGAAAATCCTCCACACGAAGCATGTAATCAGGTCTGTCAAGATGGTGAAGCTGATAAGAGAAAGGAAGATAGATGTACCCTGGTGGAGGCTAAATCCAGCGGTTCGTTGTCATCGTCATTGGATGGACTAGCAGCAAGATTACGTGATTTTGATGATACTCATAGTTTACCACCACTTTCGCCGCACTTGACCGCGAGACTACCGCGCAGTTCTCCGAGCAGTCCTGCACCAGTTAAGAAAGGAAAAAGACCGGCTTCGGCGTCACCCATCAGACGTAGACTTTTGTCTAGTCCACTGTTGAACAGGCGAAGCAGAAAGAGTCGGGGAGAGAGCTCTGATGATGAGGGTCAATGCCAGGAGCAGTCGCCGAAAAGTTATAGAAATCTGGAAACCTTCCAGAAAGCACAGCTCCGTCAAAAG TTGAAACTGAAAGCAACTGGTACGTCAGGTCATAAAGCCGAGGAGCTCGTGATGCACAATAAAGCTCCAATGTGGAACGAATTGAGTCAAGTTTATCAACTTGATTTTGGTGGTCGAGTTACACAGGAGAGTGCTAAGAATTTCCAAATTGAATACAGAGGAAAACAG GTCATGCAGTTTGGACGCATCGACGGAAATGCCTACACTTTGGATTTCCAGTATCCATTCAGCGCACTCCAAGCATTTTCCGTTGCCCTGGCAAATGTGACGCAACGGCTCAA atCCATGCGAAATTTGGAGTATGAATAG
- the LOC135164967 gene encoding tubby-related protein 4 isoform X2 — protein sequence MHLHFEKNTNAKCDCNILSLSWMGKVPDEVPEDEGWTLSRTNYYQEGWLATGNARGLVGVTFTTSHCRTRNTELPLRSNYNLRGHQSEVILVKWNEPYQKLASCDSSGVIFVWIKYEGRWSIELINDRSIPVTHFSWSHDGRMALIGYRDGFVLVGSVTGHRYWSSMLNDQATITSGIWTPDDQQVYFGTTAGQLIVMDADGAMVSEVQLSGGITSMAWSAEKFRMEEGDDDLFGNVVQDDERKYVLAVCLADGNIVMLRSYDDVSPITIKTGLKSPLHAEWSNSRKLLAIAGTSEDGVSKNGQEYSNILKFYSDSGSLIFTTVIPYTQCQVSALTWGHNDRRLFIATGTRVHTAWVSRRVGSLQLLSRLAVRAALTHDSSVEQLPLPPRLRALVGALFANTIRSCVPEAQELRKFVSRPPSTGGRLHCTMLRHAGEPAPCYTLYLEYLGGLVPLLKGRRTSKIRPEFVIFDPQSQDNGSMIDYTYQLPSFSDGSDTEKDTGDAYGSPRSKRKHRRKREDRTTDETDDLTYIDTLPEHARLVEVTSNIWGTKFKIHGLTDSVPANLGQVTYRTSLLHLQPRQMTLVMTELRDDLPPGPDPSFNPNLFSEDEEESFQDGHSISRKSETAPPPIAPMTPRNGRLNINRPKSQISSQFIAPDPLMSPVVAQADSYDDFSYIDVQEVMDMGENVRAPSSSHKTSKHHPPRCCEVPTLQSPKNSVAPTQTLIATSNSNPDYSNNIQRVKTTLTDQQMIKKELENNKINQAEDKITLAGCPTDIIPTSVQNGQNSALRQSSVITSHSSPSQQHHWNSSTVSGLVLPNCNPHYANVKSNQKSGTLTSHLNASPSSSQLCSTPNSFSKNILGPTSSSNSPTCSRQQVTVNYCSTYSECTTNKRKDNKTTGCCGKSNCSSTIQSTVASEKTEDLKFIDEESRESGFIQATGVGRSPMVVSIGPMCPPLDPIIRSCSVGYLDLVDTPMIPCDVALKMLRKDAPNKRLVLVSRKIRKRRKNDGYEIGQQKLKLKTCGKSKSLDSSDMFPSTELNSLPPQLPHHAEETSGQMTEGSENPPHEACNQVCQDGEADKRKEDRCTLVEAKSSGSLSSSLDGLAARLRDFDDTHSLPPLSPHLTARLPRSSPSSPAPVKKGKRPASASPIRRRLLSSPLLNRRSRKSRGESSDDEGQCQEQSPKSYRNLETFQKAQLRQKLKLKATGTSGHKAEELVMHNKAPMWNELSQVYQLDFGGRVTQESAKNFQIEYRGKQVMQFGRIDGNAYTLDFQYPFSALQAFSVALANVTQRLK from the exons ATGCATTTGCATTTTGAGAAAAACACTAATGCCAAATGTGACTGCAATATTCTGTCACTCAGTTGGATGGGGAAGGTACCTGATGAAGTGCCCGAG GACGAGGGGTGGACATTGAGTCGTACTAATTATTATCAAGAGGGGTGGCTTGCTACTGGCAATGCAAGGGGCCTTGTTGGGGTGACTTTCACAACTTCCCATTGTCGGACAAGAAACACTGAGTTACCATTACGGTCTAACTATAATCTACGGGGACATCAAAGTGAG GTCATTCTAGTAAAATGGAACGAACCCTATCAGAAGTTGGCCTCTTGTGATAGTTCTGGTGTGATATTTGTTTGGATAAAGTACGAAGGGAGGTGGAGCATCGAATTAATCAATGATCGTAGTATTCCGGTCACACATTTTTCATGGTCTCATGATGGACGCATGGCACTCATCGGCTACCGG GATGGGTTCGTTCTGGTTGGGAGCGTAACCGGTCACAGGTATTGGTCATCGATGTTGAATGATCAGGCAACGATCACTAGTGGCATATGGACCCCTGATGATCAACAG GTATACTTTGGTACTACTGCAGGACAACTGATAGTCATGGATGCTGACGGGGCGATGGTGTCTGAGGTCCAACTTTCGGGAGGAATCACATCAATGGCATGGAGTGCTGAGAAATTCAGAATGGAAGAGGGCGATGACgatctctttggaaatgtaGTCCAAGACG ACGAACGGAAGTACGTTTTAGCCGTGTGCTTGGCCGACGGAAATATCGTCATGTTACGGTCGTACGATGATGTCTCCCCCATCACCATCAAGACCGGATTAAAATCACCCCTTCATGCTGAGTGGAGTAATTCCAGGAAATTGTTGGCGATTGCTGGCACGAGTGAGGACGGCGTATCTAAGAATGGACAGGAATACTCCAACATTCTTAAATTTTATTCGGATTCGGGCTCACTTATTTTCACAACTGTAATTCCTTACACTCAG TGTCAAGTGTCAGCATTGACATGGGGTCATAATGACAGGCGGCTCTTCATTGCGACCGGAACGCGTGTTCATACTGCCTGGGTGTCAAG ACGAGTTGGATCACTCCAACTGCTCTCTAGATTAGCCGTCAGGGCAGCTCTGACGCATGACTCAAGCGTCGAACAACTTCCCCTGCCTCCCAGACTGCGGGCGTTGGTTGGTGCTCTTTTCGCAAATACAATCCG ATCGTGTGTACCTGAGGCACAAGAACTGAGGAAGTTTGTTTCCCGTCCGCCAAGCACAGGTGGTAGACTCCACTGTACAATGCTTCGGCACGCTGGTGAGCCGGCTCCATGTTACACACTTTACCTGGAGTATCTTGGTGGTCTTGTGCCACTCCTAAAAGGTCGTCGCACAAGCAAAATTCGGCCGGAATTCGTGATCTTCGATCCCCAGAGTCAGGACAACGGGAGCATGATCGATTACACGTATCAATTGCCCTCTTTCAGCGATGGCTCTGACACCGAAAAAGACACAGGGGATGCGTATGGCTCACCAAGAAGTAAACGAAAGCAtcgcagaaagagagaggacaGAACAACTGATGAGACTGATGATTTGACGTACATAGACACATTACCTGAACACGCAAGACTAGTTGAAGTTACATCGAATATATGGGGAactaaatttaaaattcacgGTCTAACTGATTCAGTTCCTGCCAATTTAGGTCAAGTGACGTACAGAACATCGTTATTGCATTTACAGCCACGACAAATGACTCTAGTGATGACTGAATTACGAGACGATTTACCACCCGGTCCAGATCCAAGTTTCAATCCTAATCTGTTCTCTGAGGATGAGGAGGAGTCATTCCAGGATGGTCACAGTATATCAAGAAAGTCTGAAACAGCACCGCCACCGATAGCCCCAATGACACCCCGAAACGGTCGGTTAAACATAAATCGGCCAAAATCACAAATTTCTAGTCAATTTATTGCGCCAGATCCACTCATGTCACCGGTGGTAGCGCAAGCCGATAGTTACGATGATTTCTCATACATCGATGTTCAAGAAGTGAtggatatgggtgaaaatgtACGCGCACCGTCCAGCAGTCATAAAACGTCTAAACATCATCCACCGAGATGTTGTGAGGTACCCACTCTGCAGTCGCCTAAAAATTCCGTTGCTCCGACCCAAACACTCATAGCAACTTCCAATTCCAATCCCGACTATTCTAATAATATTCAAAGAGTTAAGACGACACTCACCGATCAGCAGATGATCAAAAAAGaattagaaaataataaaattaatcaagcTGAGGACAAGATAACTTTAGCTGGCTGTCCCACCGATATTATTCCCACATCTGTTCAGAATGGACAGAATAGTGCTTTGCGTCAGAGTTCCGTGATCACGAGTCATAGTTCTCCTTCTCAACAACATCACTGGAATTCATCAACCGTTTCGGGTTTGGTCCTGCCTAATTGTAATCCCCACTACGCCAATGTAAAAAGCAATCAGAAGTCAGGAACTCTGACATCTCATCTGAATGCATCGCCATCCAGTTCTCAGTTATGTTCAACGCCAAATAGTTTCTCAAAAAATATACTGGGTCCGACCAGTAGCTCAAATTCACCGACATGTTCCCGACAACAGGTCACCGTGAATTACTGCTCTACGTACAGTGAGTGCACCACAAACAAGCGAAAGGATAATAAAACGACTGGCTGCTGTGGTAAATCAAACTGCAGTTCGACGATTCAGTCCACTGTAGCATCAGAGAAAACTGAAGACCTCAAGTTCATTGACGAAGAGTCAAGGGAAAGTGGCTTTATCCAAGCTACTGGAGTCGGTCGCTCTCCAATGGTCGTTAGCATCGGCCCAATGTGCCCTCCGTTAGATCCAATTATTAGAAGCTGCAGCGTTGGTTACTTAGATCTGGTGGACACACCAATGATACCTTGCGACGTGGCATTGAAGATGCTGCGGAAAGATGCACCCAATAAGCGGCTCGTCTTGGTGTCTCGGAAGATCAGAAAGAGACGGAAAAATGATGGATATGAAATTGGTCAGCAGAAATTGAAACTGAAAACGTGTGGGAAATCGAAAAGTTTGGATTCTAGTGATATGTTTCCAAGCACCGAGCTCAATTCTCTTCCGCCCCAGCTTCCGCATCATGCGGAAGAAACCTCAGGTCAGATGACCGAAGGATCTGAAAATCCTCCACACGAAGCATGTAATCAGGTCTGTCAAGATGGTGAAGCTGATAAGAGAAAGGAAGATAGATGTACCCTGGTGGAGGCTAAATCCAGCGGTTCGTTGTCATCGTCATTGGATGGACTAGCAGCAAGATTACGTGATTTTGATGATACTCATAGTTTACCACCACTTTCGCCGCACTTGACCGCGAGACTACCGCGCAGTTCTCCGAGCAGTCCTGCACCAGTTAAGAAAGGAAAAAGACCGGCTTCGGCGTCACCCATCAGACGTAGACTTTTGTCTAGTCCACTGTTGAACAGGCGAAGCAGAAAGAGTCGGGGAGAGAGCTCTGATGATGAGGGTCAATGCCAGGAGCAGTCGCCGAAAAGTTATAGAAATCTGGAAACCTTCCAGAAAGCACAGCTCCGTCAAAAG TTGAAACTGAAAGCAACTGGTACGTCAGGTCATAAAGCCGAGGAGCTCGTGATGCACAATAAAGCTCCAATGTGGAACGAATTGAGTCAAGTTTATCAACTTGATTTTGGTGGTCGAGTTACACAGGAGAGTGCTAAGAATTTCCAAATTGAATACAGAGGAAAACAG GTCATGCAGTTTGGACGCATCGACGGAAATGCCTACACTTTGGATTTCCAGTATCCATTCAGCGCACTCCAAGCATTTTCCGTTGCCCTGGCAAATGTGACGCAACGGCTCAAGTAA
- the LOC135164986 gene encoding ribosome production factor 2 homolog → MPVLQRVVKPTTHKGKKALIKREPKLIEDPKDALFIKGSTASKYAHDAMKDLYNLKKPLGACLQQKNQILPFEDVTPIEKFCKKSNAPLFMFVSNNKKRPHNLVMGRTFEHTLLDMVEFGIDNYKPLKDYKVEKIAAALKPLLVFNGELFENNHEFTRIKNLLVDMFQREPVDNIRLQGLEHVLSFTAVDNKISLRSYKVQLKKSGTRIPRVELTEIGPRMDLTIRRTKFASDDLFKQACKKPKALKIKKKKNIAVDNLGSTLGRIHLGTQNINSLQTRKMKGLKKTLAERKEERKRKASLAEGESPKKIKASENADINTED, encoded by the exons ATGCCCGTTTTACAGAGAGTTGT AAAACCAACGACACACAAAGGAAAAAAAGCCCTCATCAAGAGAGAGCCAAAGTTAATTGAAGACCCCAAAGATGCGTTATTCATCAAAGGCAGTACAGCCTCAAAATATGCCCATGATGCCATGAAGGATCTT taCAATCTAAAGAAGCCACTTGGTGCATGCCTACAACAAAAGAATCAGATCCTTCCCTTCGAGGATGTCAcaccaattgaaaaattctgcaaGAAGAGTAATGCACCGTTATTTATGTTCgtttcaaataataaaaaacgacCCCACAATCTGGTTATGGGGAGGACCTTTGAGCATACGTTATTGGACATGGTGGAATTCGGAATTGATAATTATAAACCCTTGAAGGACTACAAAGTCGAGAAAATCGCAGCAGCATTGAAGCCTCTGCTAGTGTTCAATGGCGAGTTGTTCGAGAATAATCACGAGTTCACGAGAATTAAAAATCTACTGGTGGATATGTTCCAGAGAGAGCCTGTGGATAATATTAGACTTCAGGGATTAGAACATGTACTCAGTTTCACAGCGGTGGATAACAAAATTAGTTTGAGGAGTTACAA AGTGCAACTGAAAAAATCAGGCACGAGGATTCCCAGGGTGGAGCTTACAGAAATTGGTCCCCGAATGGACTTGACGATCAGGAGAACCAAATTCGCCTCGGATGACCTCTTCAAACAAGCCTGTAAGAAGCCTAAGGCCCTCAAGATCaaaaagaagaagaatatTGCTGTGGACAATCTCGGCTCAACCCTTGGAAGGATTCACTTGGGAACGCAAAACATCAACAGCCTCCAAACACGAAAGATGAAGGGTTTGAAAAAGACTCTCGCAGAAAGAAAAGAAGAACGAAAGCGAAAAGCCTCTCTTGCTGAAGGCGAATCCCCCAAGAAAATAAAAGCCTCTGAAAACGCTGACATAAATACTGAGGACTAA
- the LOC135164976 gene encoding probable cysteine--tRNA ligase, mitochondrial: MKLTSRPMRNWRRLFHQDHQEIKQPLKPAWTQPVGYETGISIYNPIMKKKVPLILKNHNTATWYTCGPTVYDSAHIGHACSYIRFDIIRRILSNFFSISVLPVMGITDIDDKIIQRSQGSSKFTSWRHLSNHYEQEFLSEMHQLNVLPPYLHCRVTDYIPEIINFISILMSKGFAYKSTDNSIYFNTSNYPAYGKLRRPDENMTSPSKFSPWDFALWKSAKPNEPFWDSPWGPGRPGWHIECSAMASITLGNNIDIHSGGLDLMFPHHENEEAQSCCHHETGQWVNYWLHSGLLHLEDTKMSKSLQNTITIKELLEKFTADQFRLLCLCTHYRSTIEFSQETMSKAVTFLKKFQYFQSDCRNYVAGRFPAATVDTSTIYGKLRQVEKNILEALKNDFGTPQVMDELNELVGVVNKGLNNRIQGSECTEVREAPCIATAGIYVERVLKDLGICMGEESLQAGGSDGKFRRVVDDLVKFRTIVRNRALAMNVKDKELLGACDDVRNNLANSGIKVKDYKDTATWTFVKE, encoded by the exons atgaaattaaCCTCACGACCGATGAGGAATTGGCGTAGGCTATTTCATCAAGATCATCAAGAAATAAAACAACCGTTGAAGCCGGCGTGGACTCAACCTGTCGGTTATGAAACAGGCATTTCTATTTATAATCCaattatgaagaaaaaagTGCCTCTCATTCTCAAAAATCATAACACTGCTACCTGGTACACCTGCGGCCCTACTGTTTATGATTCTGCACATATTGGACATGCTTG TTCCTACATTCGATTCGACATAATCCGACGTATCCTCTCGAACTTCTTTTCGATTTCCGTCTTGCCCGTGATGGGCATAACGGACATAGacgataaaattattcagcGCTCCCAGGGGTCCTCAAAATTCACCTCCTGGCGTCACCTTTCGAATCATTACGAACAAGAATTTCTCTCCGAAATGCACCAACTCAATGTTCTACCTCCTTATCTTCACTGTCGAGTAACCGATTATATTCCCGAGATAATAAATTTCATCTCCATTCTCATGTCCAAGGGTTTCGCCTATAAATCCACGGACAACTCCATTTATTTCAACACATCAAATTATCCAGCTTATGGGAAGCTTCGAAGGCCTGACGAGAATATGACCTCTCCCTCGAAGTTCTCGCCCTGGGATTTTGCCCTCTGGAAATCTGCCAAGCCCAACGAACCCTTCTGGGACAGCCCCTGGGGTCCAGGCAGACCGGGATGGCACATAGAGTGCAGTGCAATGGCATCCATCACCCTGGGAAACAACATAGACATTCACAGTGGAGGACTGGACTTGATGTTTCCTCATCACGAAAATGAGGAGGCCCAGTCTTGCTGTCACCACGAGACAGGGCAGTGGGTGAATTACTGGCTGCACTCAGGCCTCCTTCACCTAGAGGACACCAAGATGTCGAAAAGTCTCCAGAACACAATTACGATTAAAGAGTTGTTGGAAAAGTTTACAGCTGATCAATTCAGATTATTGTGTCTCTGCACTCACTATCGATCGACAATCGAGTTTTCTCAGGAGACGATGAGTAAGGCAGTGACTTTTCTGAAGAAGTTCCAGTATTTTCAAAGTGATTGTAGAAATTACGTGGCTGGAAGATTCCCCGCTGCGACGGTAGACACATCGACAATTTATGGAAAACTGAgacaagttgaaaaaaatattctggagGCTTTGAAGAATGATTTTGGGACTCCCCAGGTTATGGATGAACTCAATGAACTCGTCGGGGTAGTGAACAAGGGATTGAATAACCGAATTCAAGGGAGTGAGTGCACTGAAGTCAGAGAGGCTCCGTGCATTGCTACTGCTGGAATTTACGTGGAGAGGGTACTGAAAGATCTGGGGATTTGCATGGGTGAAGAGAGTTTGCAGGCTGGGGGGAGTGATGGAAAGTTTCGTAGAGTTGTTGATGATCTCGTCAAGTTCAGGACAATTGTTAGGAATAGAGCTTTAGCAATGAATGTCAAGGATAAGGAGCTACTGGGTGCTTGTGATGATGTGCGGAATAATTTGGCGAATTCTGGTATCAAAGTCAAG GACTATAAGGATACTGCCACATGGACGTTTGTAAAAGAGTGA